The following coding sequences are from one Granulicella arctica window:
- a CDS encoding polysaccharide biosynthesis protein: MRDQTADWMSFLGRELECAHEDLLQKSVTGKRVFITGAGGYIGSALARYLSNLSVQSLTLLDIAEGGLFELYSELEDKGDTTQLTAIVGDVCDMVLLREIFEQHQPQIVFHAAACKHVTLMETNPFAAMHNNVIGTHQLLAAANDGLAEQVIVVSTDKAVEPFGMMGVSKRIAELLVVANPGPVQVKAVRLANVLGSTGSVGPIFVRQICHGGPVQITHPGCTRYFLSIDEVVQRLMSALLVEGTNLLLIAEAGEPFPVVGLADYLIAHIPCVSKAVEICYIGLRSGEKLTERMVACNECAIACGIASLNLVTCSDLPAAVLIDGASDAIYEAIQSRNFNLLMTAIGKLIPDYVFSTKGHGTVDKGKMEITE; encoded by the coding sequence ATGAGAGATCAAACGGCCGATTGGATGAGCTTTCTTGGCAGGGAACTGGAATGTGCTCATGAGGATTTGCTCCAAAAATCGGTCACAGGAAAGCGCGTCTTCATCACAGGTGCTGGTGGTTACATCGGGTCGGCATTGGCTCGCTATCTTAGCAACCTTTCGGTGCAAAGTCTGACATTGCTCGACATTGCAGAAGGAGGGCTGTTCGAACTCTATTCAGAACTTGAGGACAAAGGGGACACCACTCAACTTACAGCGATTGTAGGTGATGTTTGTGACATGGTGCTTTTACGTGAGATCTTCGAACAGCATCAACCTCAGATCGTCTTTCATGCTGCAGCATGTAAGCATGTCACGCTCATGGAGACAAACCCGTTTGCTGCAATGCACAACAACGTTATAGGAACACACCAACTGCTTGCAGCGGCCAACGATGGATTGGCAGAACAGGTTATTGTTGTTTCCACTGACAAAGCTGTTGAGCCTTTCGGGATGATGGGCGTCAGCAAACGTATCGCTGAACTGCTGGTCGTCGCGAACCCCGGACCTGTACAGGTGAAGGCTGTCCGTCTTGCAAATGTTCTAGGGTCAACTGGTAGTGTCGGTCCTATCTTTGTACGTCAGATTTGTCATGGTGGTCCTGTTCAGATCACGCACCCAGGATGCACCAGATATTTTCTTTCAATCGATGAGGTTGTCCAGCGGCTGATGTCAGCGTTGCTAGTTGAAGGTACCAACTTACTTCTAATCGCGGAGGCCGGAGAACCATTCCCGGTAGTTGGTCTCGCTGACTATCTCATAGCACACATTCCTTGCGTCTCTAAGGCAGTTGAGATCTGCTATATCGGCCTGCGCTCGGGCGAGAAGCTTACCGAGCGCATGGTTGCCTGTAATGAATGCGCAATTGCCTGCGGGATCGCTTCACTCAATCTCGTAACTTGCAGCGACTTGCCTGCAGCAGTATTGATCGATGGGGCTAGTGACGCAATCTATGAGGCCATTCAGTCTCGGAACTTTAACCTCTTGATGACTGCAATCGGAAAGCTTATACCGGACTATGTGTTCTCTACTAAGGGGCATGGCACAGTCGACAAAGGAAAAATGGAGATTACAGAGTGA